Genomic window (Shewanella psychropiezotolerans):
GGAAGTGGGCTCACTTTTGTGCCAGACACAAGGTCTGTATCTGCATCATTACAATGCAGCTTTGGCTTTCTCCAGCCTCCTTTACCTGCACCACTATCGGCTATCTTCACAGATAACTTTCCCAATGGGAGTGATACAGGCTTACCGTGTTCCGTATGTCGCGCAATGTCAGGTTAGATGCCCACTCTAGTGCGGAGAGCTTTACAACCACGAAAGAGCATTGCCCAATCTCTTTCCTACTCTCGTTGCCATTTTGGCCACAGCGTATAAACCACTTCCGCTGCTTCTCATATAACGCACCTTACATGGATTCACATATGTTCATCATACTGACTCCCTAGCACTTACCCGACTTGTGGTTATCAGGAAGAACGTCCTCTCACGATTCTGTTCCCATTCGGTATAAAACCAAATTTCGTTACATTGTCTGGCTCGCTACTTTATTCAGAGCCATAGGGTCATCTGGTGATACAGATGGTTCACTCAAAAGCGGTGAACAGCGCTTCATACGACTTCACGTCGCACGGGCATAAGTGAGTTACGGAACACTAGCCATAACCACAATCGAAGAGAGAAATAACCGAGTGTAGGTGCGGCTGCGGACTTCGGCTTCAAGGATGAAGCCGCAGAGCGTATAGGGATATATTCACAGCGCGCCGCAGAAGTAGCTGCACATTCCTCGCCGGACAGGCGTTTGGTTACATTGAAGGTACGACCTTCAATCACAAATCCCAATACGAATTAAGCCAAGTGAATCGAACAAAAAATGTAATCAGTCTTCATTCGAAGGCTAACTAACTTTGGGGCATTTCTGAGTTAGCTGCTCAACCAATAAAACCCAAATCGAAGAGAAACCTTTCTTGTGAATCAGCCAGGTGTAGATGCGGCTACGAGCTTCCAAAACAAGGATGTTTTGGTAGAGCCTCCATGGACGGATTGACGGCGTTTCGTAGAAGTATCTGCACTTAAGCACGCTGCAGGCGATAGATAACCATGAAGGAACGATCTTCAAACACACTCCCCAATATCAACTCAGCCAGAAGCTAAAAACAGAAAATGTATTAAGCCTTCATTCGAAGGCTAGCTAACTTTGGGGTACAAATGGTTCAAAATCCCCAGTCTTCCTCCTTTATTTTTGGCATATCTTGATGGCATTGATAGCATTGTAACTGCTGAGATTCATAATAGTTATGGTCCTCATCGCTGCCGCCTTTGTAGGCTATTACTCCCTCAGGAAGTTGATGAGCTATGCCCTTGTGGCAATCGATACAGGTCTTATCTCGTTTCTGTGCATGCTGATGAACCAGACCGCTGCGACTCTGTTGAGCCGTGATATCCATTGCATCAAAGTTATGACAATTACGGCACTCCCTCGAGTTTGTCTGCTTCATACTTGCCCATACTCTTTCTGCCAGCACTTTACGCTTTGCGGTAAACTTCTCAGTGGTGTCGATAGAGCCTATCAGTTTATGAAATAGCTCTCTTGATGCGTTAATTTTTCTGACCATCATGTACTCCCACTCCTTTGGGACATGGCAGTCAGGGCATGTAGCGCGAACTCCGGTACGATTTTGATAGTGAACCGTCTGCTGATATTCCGGATAGATGTTATCTTTCATCTCGTGGCAGCTGATACAGAAGCTCATTTTGTTAGTCTCCTCCAGTACGGTATTGAAGGCACCCCAATAGATCACGCCAATAAACATAAAGAAGACAGCGACTCCCACAGTGCTGCCGAAGATTATCTTTCTGTTGAGTATCTTCCTATAGAGGCTTAGCATCATCAATCCTTGGTTTATGGAGCTCAGCATCGTCATCAAGCTTGGTGATGGTCAGGTAGGGGATATATTGCCGATCGTTGCCTTTGATATGGTTCATTAACCAAGATTGTAGGAATTGGAGAATATGATCGAGTGCAACATCGGGATCGCTGCGGTACTCCTTCATATATAACTCTATTTCATCGATCATCTGTTGATGTTGAAGCTGGTGCTCCTTTAATCCAGGGTACTGATTGAGCGCCATCAACTGCTCTTCACGATTAAAGTGGTATTTGGTGTAACGGATCACTTCATCTAGTGCTAACTGTACCTTGCGCTCTGAAATATTAAATTCAGTGGCCTCTTGAAATATATTGGTCAGCATGATGAGTCGCTTATGGTCATGGTCAATAAGCGCTATGCCTGTAGCCATGCTGTCTTGCCATACCAGTTGTTTTTTCTTAAGCAACTTGTCATGAATAATACCGATAGTGACCAAGACGCCAATGACAATCCAGGGCAGTGGGTGACCAAAGCCCAGCATGAAACTTAGGATGACAATGATAAGTAGCGCCATGATCAGAATTGACAGAAGAAACATGTTAATAGTCCTACTTATCATGCTCATGATATCTGCCCTGTTTCAGTAGATTGGCTATCGGCTGGACCGAAATGACCCACCTCAATTGCCTTCGGCATAGTGATGCAGGCTTGTACACATTGACCGCAACCCACACAAGTATCCACCTTGATGCTGGGTTTCTCATTGTGCCAAGTTAAGGTGTTCTCAATAGGGCAGCTACCAAAGCAAGCACCACATTCTGGGCCAGAATAGGGCATACATAGGTCAGTATTAACTCTTGCTATGGCCATAGGTGGACATTGATTGGCGGCGGGAAACGATTCAATATGTGTTGCTGGATCTGCCTGTTCGTCTGGGAATGCACCTTCAACAATAGGGGGCTCAGCCCTCTCCAGCTCTGGTTGCTTTGCAGGAAAAGCTAGCGCCTTGTCTTTACATACCGTGACACAGGGCCAATCACAGCAGAGCTCGCATGCTTTGTTGGGGATATCCATCGCTGGGGTTGCAACTGCTACAGTGCCACGATGAAGTGGCAGCTCAAAGATTACTTGGTGTGGGCAAGCCTTGATACACTCGCCGCAGCGGCTACAGTTGAGTAGGAAGTCGAGTTCATTGATGGCAAAGGGAGGGCGTATCCAACCTTTGGCATTGTGCTCGACTTTTTTCAGGGCATGCTCGGAGCCTATATCAGCGATCTTACTGAAGCTAGATTTGAAAAAGCTGCGACGATCCATTAACTGTGTTTTACTCTGATCGCTCATCGGCTACATTCTCATCGTCATCGGTTGCACTAACATCCACAGGTTAAACCCAGTAACAAGCGCAGCGAATAGGATCATGGGCAGAAGTGTGATGCCTTGGGCTGCAAATAAGCGGTGACCTCGATGGCGTATCACCTGAGTCGCGATAACAAATCCTATGGCTATAATGATTCCCTGCATGATAAATAGGGTATTTTCTGAGACCATCATCTCCATATGACGCGTATGCTTCTCCATCATACTCAATGGCTCAGCCCCCGTGCCCAATGGATTCGTCACCAGTGATAACCAGTCGCTGCTTTCACGAACAAAATGGGTGAGGTTATGAGCAATGTGATAACTAAATGCCAGCGGAAGGGAGATAAAGGCAAAGCCAGAAAATAGCTTGTTAAAGCTGAGTTTAGTCACCATTGCACCAAGCCTTTTCTTCAGTAATCCTTGGGTCAGGCCTATGCAGAGGCAATAGATAAAGATAGGCAAGATCAGGGTGACGCCTAAGCCGATAGAGAAGCTGATAATCAGCTGGCCACTGTCATTAATCAGTTGTGCCATCTCGCTTAAGTAGCCCTCCCAGTAGTCAAGCATGGTTAAGCCATGAAAGAGGGTGAGAGATAACAGGATTAGCAAGAAAAAGGCCTCATCCATGTGAGGCTTAGCCTCTTTTATCGCTTCACTGCTTGGGGACCTCAATTGCCAGCTGACATTGCTTGAGGGGCAGCTTTGGGTGCAGTTACCGCATGAGGTGCAGTAGGTGTTCTCCTGCAATCGCCCCATGACTATCTTCGTTGGGCAGGGCGCTATTTTGTCACTGCCATGGAAACACTCCAAGGTTTTACAGTTACGGCAGATCTCACTATCTATCGGCCTAAGGGCGATAGGGGCGAGTTGCGAGTATGCGCCAACGGTTCTTCCTACCGGACACATGTAACGGCAGAAGGCCTTACCCTCAAACAGTGCCAGCGTGGTGGTGGCTAAAATAAGCATCAATAGTGCCAGCATGGCTGTAGCGTAGGGGCTGGCGACAATACCAATTCCTAGCTCTAACCAGGTGAAACCGATAAATAACAGGCTTGCAGGCCAGACACTGCGTAACATATTGGGTACTTTTAGCTGCAGTCGACTCTGTGAGCTGGAGCGGCGCCAGATGCTGTGATTGACTAACCAGCTGGCGATATTGTCCCAGGGGCAGAGTGCGCACCAAGCAGAGCCGCTAAACACGATAGCAATAATAATTCCCGTCCACCATAAGTTCCAAGTGAGTGTGGTGGCTAAGTTGCGCTCAACAATCGGCGTGCCCCACAAACCTGCGGTGATGACGGTGATAAACAGTGCGGCAAAGATAATCTTTAGCAGTAAAAGTGGCCAGGTATACTTGGCAAGAAAACGAAACAGGTCACCAATAAGCGGCAATTTAGCTAAAGATATGCTGCGGCTAGCACTCGTTGTCGGTGCTTTGATAGCCATGGTTAATAGACCCAATAACAGCATCATAATGCCGATAGCATAAGCCCAGTAGAGGGGGAGTCCAGGGTGGGTCATTATCATACGGTTTGTCCCTGTTGGATCTTAGTGCGAGCAATCCGCTTACGTTGCACAATATTGATCATCAGTAGGAGAAAGAAGATAAAGCCCACAGCAGCGCCAATAGGACCGACAGGGCTTGCAGCCCCCACTTGCAGAGGAAAATCTATCTCGTAGGGCTCACCATTATCTTCAAAGTAGGCACGAATGATGTAACTGCCGCGACTCTTAAAGAGGAAGCCTTGGCGATATACACCATCATCAATATTCTGCTGGCCTATCACCTCAGGTTTTGCGCCGTCGCCGATGCCTATGCTCTCACCCCAAAAGGTATCGTCACGCACGGTGAAGGTGATCGTTTGGTCGAGCATCTCGCCATTATCTATCCGTGTGGCGTATATATTGACTCGACCTGGCTCGTTGGGTTTAGGGAAAGCGGGAAATACCATATAGGTGATAAAGTACTCGCCTATCTGAGTCTCAATCGCCATGCTCGGTGGTGTATTAGAGTCCTCATTAAGGCTATATGAGGGACGACCCAGTACGTGATGCGCATGAGTTAATGCGCTAAATAGTGCCAGAGCACACAGTAGCAATCCCGATAATATTGGTGTTGTTTTACTTGTTATTTTTATCATCTATTTACTACTCATTAATTTTAATCATTCGCTAGGATGACAATCACTAAGCTGATCCTCACTAGTCGATATTTTTAACTGAAATCGTTTCGCTATTGGCTATCTTTTGCTGGCGATACTGTCGGCTTTGGTGGCCCGGGCCTTGGTTGGGGGTATCTGAAATTGACAGCGTCAGGCTCATTGCATGCTTAGGGCAAACAGAGATACAGGCGGTGCAGTTATTGCACTCGGCGCCAAAACTGTCCCGCATCGGATCTAAGCCAAACTCACATACCGAATTACACTTGTTACAGTCATTGCAGGGCTCAACTAAGCGCTTTACTCTGACTATTCTGTATCGTCCAAGCAGTGAGTAGAGCGCGCCACCTGGGCAGAGGTAACGACAGATCCCGCGGCGGCTGACAAAGGTGTCAAACAGCAGAGTGAGGATAAAAAACAGGGTACCGGCGCCGAAACCTGATAATGCGATAGAGAAGTACAGCTCTCTGCCCAGTACTGCTGGTGGATAGATGCTGGCGAAGGCGAGTGTGCCTGTGTATGCCGATATCCCTATGCCCAGACCCAGTACTAGGTATTTAATACTCTTGTGAAAGCGTCTGTTGTTATTGATACCAAAGCGGCTGAGGTAAATTGATAGGTTGGAGTTGAGCTCATAGATAAAGGTGGCTGGACAGATCCAGCCACAGAAAAAGCGTCCAAACAGCAGGGTGGCTAATAGGGGAATAAGTGCCGTGAGTAATAAGGGCCAATAGATCTTGAGGCTTGCTGCAATCTGTCCGACCACGGCTAAGGGATCGGTGAGCTTGACGCCAAATAGCTGCCCCGACCAAGTCGTCCCTTTAATGGCATCGAGATCATGCTCAGGCTCATCGACAAACGGGGATGAGATAAACTCCATGGTGTCATAAAGCAAGGTTTGCGATGGCAACAGGTGGTTATATCCCTGCGCTGCGACGTAATGCTGGTAGATGCTGAGCAGCGGGATCAAGATCAGCATTAAAAATACCACCGAGAGTGAAAACCAGCGCAACTTATTGAGGTGTTTCCACAGTGCGAATGGTTTGCTGCTTGTTATCGGTTTACCTTTGTTTAGACCCGCTTGGGTAAACTCCTTATCCATCATGAGCTCCTAAGTTGATCTAAGGTGTGGCTGGGGATGATCTTGATAGCTTGAGGGATCTGAATACAGCTGCTCTCGCATAGTCCACAGCCTACGCAGGCATCGAGCACCTCTGGCTGCTCCATAAAGCCCACGATAATTGCTTTATCTTGTAGAGGGCAGGCGCGGTAACAGACGCCGCAAGATTTCCCCTGCCAAGAGAGGCATAGCTGTTTATCGACACGGGCTATGCCCATGTTGACCTGTTCGATTATTGGGGTGAGTTCGCGTTTAACCGGTTGAATTGCACCACTTGGGCAGACATCACCACACTTCATACACAAGATGCAGGCTTTCTCTCTTGGGCTGATATAAGGGGTGCCATGGGACGCAATGCCATTTTCACTGCCGAAGAATTTGATACAGTTATTGGGGCAGATCTCGGCGCACTGATTACAGCGTATACACTGACTGATAAAGTCATCTTCAGCCAATGAACCCGGTGGACGAACATAGCGTTGGGTAAACTGCTTAACCTTGAAGGCCGCGTTGACCAGTGAGGTTTTAAGCGTGACTCCAACAGCGGTAAGTACACTCAGTTGTTTAATAAAATGACGTCTATTCAAATTACTACCACTTTAATGATTATTAGAAAGAGCTAGCACTCGACCTGTAAGGCTAGTGCTAGCTCTTAGGTCTATTGGCTAGATCTTCTCAATCCTTGCTGCCAACTTCTTAAAGTCCACCTGCCCAGATACCGGATCCCAGCAACGGTTGGAGATACCATTTGCCAGCCACTTGTTCTTTTTAGGGTCGGCACTGTCAGCAACAGAGAGGTTCCACGGGCCAAACATATAGCCTCTTGGCACACTGTTACGTGCGGGTTTAACTATGCTGTCGGTGCCGCCAACCTGAGCACGCGCCTCGAGTGAACCTCGTCTGGTCACGACGCGCACCCACTCGCCATCTTTAATGCCAAGATCTTTAGCATCTTCACTATGCATCTCCACATACATCTCAGGCACTAGACGTCGTGTGGTGGGGCTACGATTAGATTTCGCGGTATGAAAATGCTCATAAACAACACCTAGACCCATCCAATAGGGGTATTTGTCGTTTGGAACTTCCTTCCAGGGAATTCCTCTGAACTCCTCATCGGGAAGATCGGGCGTTAATCCCATATCGCGTGCCTTGATGATCAGATCTTGGTTATCTATGGTGTAGTGATCTTTCTTCACCCCAAACTCCATCAACTTCTTGGTGATCTCTTTACGTTGACTGTAGTCCTGCTTACACAGCTTCATGTTGACCTTGCCATCTTTGGTACGGAAGTAGCCGTATGGACGATTCTCCCACTGGCCCTCCTGCATCATATAGCGGCGCTTAGTGCCGCCATTTTTGGCTGAGTCATAGTTAGGCGCTGGCCACTGAATACCGCGCAGGGTTTTCAGTTGCTCGTAGGGGCTAATACCATCGAGTTTTTCACGCTCCAGGATCCCGGTAAGATCGGCATCGGTGCCTACCGATGCACGGCAGACATCTCTAAACACCTCCTCGGCGTCATACTCACCATCTTCACCCCGCTTGTAGGGGAAGATAGCGTCGCCATCCATGCCCAGCAGGTCAGCGATCTCCTTACCCTTGTCGATGACCATATCCATATCTGGACGACAGCCCTTAGGACCTTGTGCCGCCTTTTCGGTGATATTGATACGACGCTCTGAGCTGATGTAGACACCGTTGACTTCACCCCAAGTACAAGCCGGAAATATCACATCGGCGTAGAGGTTATTGGGTGCATGACGATAGATCTCCTGCACCACGTTGAAGGTTTTCAGCAATGCAGGCCGGACTAAATTGTATTGATCGGGAAGATCGATATGGGTGGCGTAGACCAGGAACATCGCCTTAAGGTCGTCCTTAAGTGCCCGCTCCATCATACCCACCGCAAAACCTGGATTAGGGGAGTTGGCGGCATTATCGAGGTTTTTCTCCGGGATGCGCCACATCTTAGCCATATGTTTACGGTGCTTAAGATTACTTAACCCTTCGTTAAAAGGCAGACGGCCGGTTAAGCCACCGGTGAAACGCTCGCCCATCGCATTGGGCTGACCCGTCATCGAGAAGGGGCCACATCCGGGCTTAGCGAGGTTGCCGGTTAAGGTGAGTAGGTTGATGATTGAGATAACATTGTGCTGACCGTGGATATGCTGGTTATAGCCAATCCCCCACATGATGATCACGCCACCAGTACCTTTACCATCTTGCTTACCCTTACCACGGGCCAAACGTTTGCGAGTTGCATCGGCAAACATCTGCGCCACTTGGCGGATCTTCTCTGGGTTTACATCGTGATTAACGCCGCCCATTCTGTCTTGAACTTGCTCTGGGCTGTAGTCATTCTGCACCCCTTCGACATATTCCTCCCAGCCATTAACGTGCGCCTTGAGAAAATCCCAATCGATCACATCTTTATGCTCTTTAAGTAGCACATGGGCAATCGAGTTTAGGAAGCTGATATCACCATTAAGAATTGGCACATGAACATGATTCTTGCTGTTAATATCCTCATAGCCCTTGCTGGTACCCGTTTCACGTGGGTCGACCACTACTGTCGGGATATCATTTTTCTTCTTATAGTCAGCGATACGCCAGAAGATAATAGGGTGTGACTCACGGGCATTATGACCAAAATGCATCACCATATCGGACATCTCGATATCGTCATATGCCAGCGGCGGTGTATCAGAGCCTAAGGTGGCAAAGTAGCCCGTTACCGCTGAGGTCATGCACATACGTGCGTTGGCTTCGATGGTATTTGATCCCAAAACGCCCTTCATAAAGAGGTTCTCTAGATATTGCCCCTCCATGGTGAGCTGGCCAGAACCATAAAGAGAGATAGAGTTACCCGAATATTTCTTAGCGAAGTGAACGACTTTACGCGCCACCATATCTGAGGCGTCATGGTATGGAACCCGGATAAAATGCTCTTCGTCGAATGAACCTTTGGTGTTACTGATATATTCGATATTACCGTGATTAGGCTTTTGCCATTCTGCCCAGACATCCTTACGTACGTAGGGGTCTCCCTCCATACGGTCAACATACATAGGCTCTGCAGCCGTTAAGCCTTTGATACACTGCAGTCCGTAGTTGGTTGGGTGGTCCTTGTCGGGACGCATTGAGACAATTTTGCCATCCTCAGCCTGAATAATGGTGCCACAACCGACTCCGCAGTAGGGACATTGGGCTAATGCTGTGGTTCTTTTCTTAGGTGCTGCAGTTGCTGGTGCGGCTTCAAGTTCTGGGTTGCTCGCGACAAATAATCCGCCACCTGCTGCAGTTGTTGCAATAAAACCACTACCCTTTAGGAAATTTCGGCGTGATACATTGTTTTCCTTACTTCGTTTCATCTCAAATTCCTTACTTATTTAGGGTGCGCAGATAGGTGATAATGTCTTCAATCTCTTGCTCATCTAGATTGGCCAGTCCAGCAGAACCGTAGAAGGGCAACATGCGGGTATTGGAGCGGCCGTATTTGATGGTTTCACGGATAAAGCCGTCACTCGCCTTGTTAAGGAAACCCGGTTTACCAATGGCGGTGCCCGATGACCCC
Coding sequences:
- a CDS encoding NapC/NirT family cytochrome c, with product MMLSLYRKILNRKIIFGSTVGVAVFFMFIGVIYWGAFNTVLEETNKMSFCISCHEMKDNIYPEYQQTVHYQNRTGVRATCPDCHVPKEWEYMMVRKINASRELFHKLIGSIDTTEKFTAKRKVLAERVWASMKQTNSRECRNCHNFDAMDITAQQSRSGLVHQHAQKRDKTCIDCHKGIAHQLPEGVIAYKGGSDEDHNYYESQQLQCYQCHQDMPKIKEEDWGF
- a CDS encoding bacteriohemerythrin, producing the protein MFLLSILIMALLIIVILSFMLGFGHPLPWIVIGVLVTIGIIHDKLLKKKQLVWQDSMATGIALIDHDHKRLIMLTNIFQEATEFNISERKVQLALDEVIRYTKYHFNREEQLMALNQYPGLKEHQLQHQQMIDEIELYMKEYRSDPDVALDHILQFLQSWLMNHIKGNDRQYIPYLTITKLDDDAELHKPRIDDAKPL
- a CDS encoding 4Fe-4S dicluster domain-containing protein encodes the protein MSDQSKTQLMDRRSFFKSSFSKIADIGSEHALKKVEHNAKGWIRPPFAINELDFLLNCSRCGECIKACPHQVIFELPLHRGTVAVATPAMDIPNKACELCCDWPCVTVCKDKALAFPAKQPELERAEPPIVEGAFPDEQADPATHIESFPAANQCPPMAIARVNTDLCMPYSGPECGACFGSCPIENTLTWHNEKPSIKVDTCVGCGQCVQACITMPKAIEVGHFGPADSQSTETGQIS
- a CDS encoding 4Fe-4S binding protein, which produces MIMTHPGLPLYWAYAIGIMMLLLGLLTMAIKAPTTSASRSISLAKLPLIGDLFRFLAKYTWPLLLLKIIFAALFITVITAGLWGTPIVERNLATTLTWNLWWTGIIIAIVFSGSAWCALCPWDNIASWLVNHSIWRRSSSQSRLQLKVPNMLRSVWPASLLFIGFTWLELGIGIVASPYATAMLALLMLILATTTLALFEGKAFCRYMCPVGRTVGAYSQLAPIALRPIDSEICRNCKTLECFHGSDKIAPCPTKIVMGRLQENTYCTSCGNCTQSCPSSNVSWQLRSPSSEAIKEAKPHMDEAFFLLILLSLTLFHGLTMLDYWEGYLSEMAQLINDSGQLIISFSIGLGVTLILPIFIYCLCIGLTQGLLKKRLGAMVTKLSFNKLFSGFAFISLPLAFSYHIAHNLTHFVRESSDWLSLVTNPLGTGAEPLSMMEKHTRHMEMMVSENTLFIMQGIIIAIGFVIATQVIRHRGHRLFAAQGITLLPMILFAALVTGFNLWMLVQPMTMRM
- a CDS encoding 4Fe-4S binding protein, which produces MMDKEFTQAGLNKGKPITSSKPFALWKHLNKLRWFSLSVVFLMLILIPLLSIYQHYVAAQGYNHLLPSQTLLYDTMEFISSPFVDEPEHDLDAIKGTTWSGQLFGVKLTDPLAVVGQIAASLKIYWPLLLTALIPLLATLLFGRFFCGWICPATFIYELNSNLSIYLSRFGINNNRRFHKSIKYLVLGLGIGISAYTGTLAFASIYPPAVLGRELYFSIALSGFGAGTLFFILTLLFDTFVSRRGICRYLCPGGALYSLLGRYRIVRVKRLVEPCNDCNKCNSVCEFGLDPMRDSFGAECNNCTACISVCPKHAMSLTLSISDTPNQGPGHQSRQYRQQKIANSETISVKNID
- a CDS encoding 4Fe-4S dicluster domain-containing protein; the protein is MNRRHFIKQLSVLTAVGVTLKTSLVNAAFKVKQFTQRYVRPPGSLAEDDFISQCIRCNQCAEICPNNCIKFFGSENGIASHGTPYISPREKACILCMKCGDVCPSGAIQPVKRELTPIIEQVNMGIARVDKQLCLSWQGKSCGVCYRACPLQDKAIIVGFMEQPEVLDACVGCGLCESSCIQIPQAIKIIPSHTLDQLRSS
- a CDS encoding molybdopterin-dependent oxidoreductase, encoding MKRSKENNVSRRNFLKGSGFIATTAAGGGLFVASNPELEAAPATAAPKKRTTALAQCPYCGVGCGTIIQAEDGKIVSMRPDKDHPTNYGLQCIKGLTAAEPMYVDRMEGDPYVRKDVWAEWQKPNHGNIEYISNTKGSFDEEHFIRVPYHDASDMVARKVVHFAKKYSGNSISLYGSGQLTMEGQYLENLFMKGVLGSNTIEANARMCMTSAVTGYFATLGSDTPPLAYDDIEMSDMVMHFGHNARESHPIIFWRIADYKKKNDIPTVVVDPRETGTSKGYEDINSKNHVHVPILNGDISFLNSIAHVLLKEHKDVIDWDFLKAHVNGWEEYVEGVQNDYSPEQVQDRMGGVNHDVNPEKIRQVAQMFADATRKRLARGKGKQDGKGTGGVIIMWGIGYNQHIHGQHNVISIINLLTLTGNLAKPGCGPFSMTGQPNAMGERFTGGLTGRLPFNEGLSNLKHRKHMAKMWRIPEKNLDNAANSPNPGFAVGMMERALKDDLKAMFLVYATHIDLPDQYNLVRPALLKTFNVVQEIYRHAPNNLYADVIFPACTWGEVNGVYISSERRINITEKAAQGPKGCRPDMDMVIDKGKEIADLLGMDGDAIFPYKRGEDGEYDAEEVFRDVCRASVGTDADLTGILEREKLDGISPYEQLKTLRGIQWPAPNYDSAKNGGTKRRYMMQEGQWENRPYGYFRTKDGKVNMKLCKQDYSQRKEITKKLMEFGVKKDHYTIDNQDLIIKARDMGLTPDLPDEEFRGIPWKEVPNDKYPYWMGLGVVYEHFHTAKSNRSPTTRRLVPEMYVEMHSEDAKDLGIKDGEWVRVVTRRGSLEARAQVGGTDSIVKPARNSVPRGYMFGPWNLSVADSADPKKNKWLANGISNRCWDPVSGQVDFKKLAARIEKI